The bacterium genome has a window encoding:
- a CDS encoding PilZ domain-containing protein, whose translation MDKRSGWAEKRQHERVVATLKMEYHIVSGPDAQRLLSQADYSQTTVDQLPKLSERSSLYRAVTKDISMGGLALVSQNTLKPGMLLEVSLHLPNYKVDLKFLAEIRHVETTVEMGKTLHHAGIRTLAIHKGDVDRIAHYLTDPKNLDL comes from the coding sequence ATGGACAAGCGATCGGGTTGGGCCGAGAAACGCCAGCATGAGCGGGTCGTAGCGACCCTCAAGATGGAATACCACATCGTTTCCGGGCCCGATGCCCAGAGACTCCTCTCCCAGGCCGATTACAGCCAGACCACCGTCGACCAACTGCCGAAGCTTTCGGAAAGGTCCTCGCTCTATCGGGCCGTCACCAAGGACATCTCCATGGGCGGGCTGGCCTTGGTCTCCCAGAACACCCTCAAGCCCGGGATGCTCCTGGAAGTGTCCCTGCATCTTCCCAACTATAAAGTGGACCTGAAGTTCCTGGCCGAGATCCGGCACGTGGAGACCACGGTGGAGATGGGGAAGACCCTCCATCACGCGGGCATCCGTACCCTGGCCATCCACAAGGGGGATGTGGATCGCATCGCCCACTATCTGACGGACCCGAAGAACCTCGACCTGTAA
- a CDS encoding DUF1761 domain-containing protein, which yields MEVHYNWVAIFVSALVCFFLGWAWHSPLLFMKAWMKEMGMKEPSKKERDKAMKGMWKPMIGNFLALLVTAWVLTTVAQFAGGFLHKEGFLHGMITGFYVWLGFVAAPTLNIVFWEKRSLKLYAIQTGHHLVSLALMGGILAAWQ from the coding sequence ATGGAAGTCCATTACAATTGGGTCGCCATCTTCGTATCCGCCCTGGTCTGCTTCTTTCTAGGGTGGGCCTGGCATTCGCCGCTCCTGTTCATGAAGGCCTGGATGAAGGAAATGGGCATGAAGGAGCCCAGCAAGAAGGAACGGGACAAGGCCATGAAGGGCATGTGGAAGCCCATGATCGGCAACTTCCTGGCCCTGTTGGTGACCGCCTGGGTCCTGACCACGGTGGCCCAATTCGCGGGCGGGTTCCTCCACAAGGAAGGCTTCCTGCACGGCATGATCACCGGTTTCTACGTGTGGTTGGGCTTTGTCGCCGCGCCCACCTTGAACATCGTTTTCTGGGAGAAGCGGTCCTTGAAACTCTACGCCATCCAGACCGGCCATCACCTGGTGAGCCTGGCCTTGATGGGAGGGATCCTGGCCGCCTGGCAATGA
- the mdh gene encoding malate dehydrogenase: protein MSNRPKITVVGAGNVGASCAAWMAERDLGDIVLVDIPMEGKDLPAGKSLDILQVGPISGFNARLTGSTDYAATAGSDVCVITAGMPRKPGMSREDLVAINQKIVADVAKKIVAQSPNVILIVVTNPLDTMCYVAYKASGLPKHRVIGQAGVLDSARMRTFLALAADVAVQNVNASVIGGHGDEMVPLVRYCNIAGIPITHILKADQIAAIVERTRKGGGELVNLLGVSAWLAPGAAAGSMVEAILKDSKLVIPASCYLEGEYGLKDMYFGVYSKLSRKGLEQIIEVPLNDEEKAMVQKSADLIKDTMKALK from the coding sequence ATGTCCAACCGTCCGAAGATCACCGTCGTGGGAGCCGGAAACGTGGGGGCCTCCTGCGCCGCCTGGATGGCCGAGCGGGACCTGGGCGACATCGTCCTGGTCGATATTCCCATGGAAGGCAAGGACCTGCCGGCCGGCAAGTCCCTGGATATCCTCCAAGTGGGTCCCATTTCGGGCTTCAACGCCCGCCTGACCGGATCCACCGACTATGCCGCCACCGCGGGCTCGGACGTTTGCGTCATCACCGCCGGGATGCCCCGCAAGCCCGGCATGAGCCGCGAGGACCTGGTGGCCATCAACCAGAAGATCGTGGCCGATGTGGCCAAGAAGATCGTGGCCCAAAGCCCCAACGTCATCCTGATCGTCGTGACCAACCCCTTGGACACCATGTGCTACGTGGCCTACAAGGCCTCCGGCCTCCCCAAGCACCGGGTCATCGGCCAGGCCGGGGTGCTCGATTCCGCCCGCATGCGCACCTTCCTGGCGCTGGCCGCCGACGTGGCGGTGCAGAACGTCAACGCTTCGGTCATCGGCGGGCACGGCGACGAGATGGTGCCCCTGGTGCGCTACTGCAACATCGCCGGCATCCCCATCACCCACATCCTCAAGGCCGACCAGATCGCAGCCATCGTCGAGCGCACCCGTAAAGGGGGCGGTGAGTTGGTGAACCTGCTGGGCGTCTCGGCCTGGCTGGCGCCCGGCGCGGCCGCCGGCTCCATGGTGGAGGCCATCCTGAAGGATTCCAAACTGGTCATCCCCGCCTCCTGCTACCTGGAGGGCGAGTACGGCTTGAAGGACATGTACTTCGGCGTCTATTCGAAGCTCAGCCGCAAGGGGTTGGAACAGATCATCGAGGTACCCCTGAACGATGAGGAGAAGGCCATGGTGCAGAAGTCGGCCGATCTCATCAAAGATACGATGAAGGCCTTGAAATAG